Below is a window of Chryseobacterium arthrosphaerae DNA.
GAGGTTTTATCATAAGGACGACTGAAAGTATTCAATCCTACAACACCGATTTTATCGGGATATTTTCCCATTTCCTCTATAATCTCCTTATTTCCTGGAATAATGGAGTATTTAAGATCCTTCGGCTGTTTTTTGAGTTTTTCAGCTACAAAATTCAGGTTACTGGAATTATTTCCGTCAAAGATAAATTCTTTTTTATCTGATAAGAGACCACTGCTGATCTCATCCATTGTAATACTTTCTTTCGGAGAGTCTTTAGGAACTACAAAAACAACTGCATCCGCTGCAAATTTAGCAGGGAGAAATTTAAGGTCGGTTCTTTCTTCAAATGTCTTTATTTCTTCAGGATTAAGGTTTCTGGACATTACCACAACCTTTGCATTTCCTTTCAGCAGGTCAAGAAAACCTAAGTCTTCTTTCTTTGTTTCTACTTTGATGCGGGTATCCGGATAATTGATCATATAGCCTTCAGCTAATGCTTCCGTAACGCTCTGAAAAGATTCGTCAGTAAGAATGGTAAGATCACCTTTATGATAAGACGGGGATTTCTCTTCTTTTTTACAGCCTGCCATCATCATGATCACAGCAAAAAGGGCCGTAATCTTAAAACTATTCCTCATCTCTTGATTTTTTGATTTTTGAAACTGCCCTGTAAATCCTGAATACTCCATAGATCATCAGCAATACACCCAATGCATAGGCTACTCCGGGTTCCAGAATGGTAAAGAAGAATTTATAGACAATCACTACAATTCCTAAAACGATATAAAACAATCCCGTGATCAGGGATAACCAATTGAACATCATGTAACAAAAATACAAAAAAAATAAAAAGGGAAGCATATGCCTCCCTTTTTATTTATATTCTGAATAAATAAGTCTAATTATTCAAAGTTCATAGTAAATGGTACGCTATAGTAAGATCTAACGCTCTCCCCGTTTCTCTTCGCAGGAGTCCATTTTTTCAGTTTCTTAACTACACGCATTGCTTCACTGTTGAAGTCGCCATTTGGAGATTTCTCTTCAATGGTAACGTTCGAAACAGTTCCGTCTTTTTCTACAACGAACTTAAGCTTAGCTTTAAGTGTACCTTCACCTCCTTCCATCAGGGAAGTATCGAAGTTATCTCCTAAGAATTTTCTTAATGCACCCATACCTCCAGGATATTCTGCAGACTGGTCTACATCTTTGTAGATTTCGTTAGGGTTATTCGCTTTCACTTCTACTGTACTTGCTTTAGTACCTGTAGATGGTGGTGGCGGTGGTGGTGTATAAGCCGGAGCTTTTACCCCCTCCTGATTCTGTAAACCAGTTTGAGTTTCCAACTGCTTAGAAATCGGTGGTGGTGGAGTTTCAATTTTCGGAGCTTTTACAGGCTCAGGAACAACGTTCTGAATTACCTCAATTTTCTCCTCTTCTTTTGGTGGTGGAGGTGGTGGAGGTGGTTCTTCTTCTTTCGGCTGATCAATAATCGGCTCATCTTCAATGATCTCTACAAGATCTGCCTTTACTTCCTGCTTAGGCGGAGCTGTAAGATTTTTAATCGTAAGATAGATGAACGGTGACAAAGCTGCCAAAAGGAATAAAGCTGTTCCGATGATAAATGACTTCGTTAAAAGTCTCGGATACTGATGTCTAAGATCATAGGCACCATATTCCTTGTTTCTATTTTCAAATACAATCTCATCTAATGTTAGATTCTGACCGTATACATTTTCATCTGCCATAGTAGATATAACAATTTTATGGTTAAATTACTTTGTAGCAGCTGGTGCAGCAGCACCTCCTACTTTCTTGTCATACACAGCTTTTTCCCAAGGCTTCACATCGGTAACACCGTACTGCTCACTTTTGGTAATTGCCATTTCGTCAAGAATATCAACAAAGTTCTTATATACAGCATCGTCAGTCGGCTTAATGATCACGGTAAATTTCGTTTGATCTGCAGCTCTAGATTTTGCCTGCTGAATTACTTTTCTAATTCCTTCTCTATCAAGAGTAGTTTCCATAAGCGTCTGGTCATTTAAGGAAGTTGCATCCTGCTGGTGCCAGAAAACTCTGTTATTTTTTCCTAATAAGATAGAAATTGAGTTAGAAAGTTTAATTTCTGTTGGAGGTGGTTTTTGTTTTTCATCTTTCGGCTTAGCCGGAAGACCCAAATCCATAACATTCGGTTTACTGAATGTAGTTGTGAACATAAAGAAGGTAATCAATAGAAAACCCAAGTCCACCATCGGAGTCATGTCGACTCTGGTACTCTGCTTCTTGGAACGGACTTTGCCGCCCTTGCCGCCTTTCTCTTGTACTTGTACTTCTGCCATTTCTATCGATATTATTCGTTAGGTTTACCTTCTTGTGATGTAATCAACCAAAATTTAAGAAAATCAATATCTCTTAAACCTTCAAACAGACTCTTAACTTTAGGATATTCAGTTGTAACGTCACCCTTAATCGCTAATTTGTATTCAGGATTAACGCTCAAACTTTCTTTTACCCAATCAATTAATTGCTTATTTGTACTGTCCATAGGAACTCCTGTAGGACTCTTATAATTCTTCTGCTCATCTTCAGACATATCCAGGTAACCTTTCAGTTTGTTCATAGGAACACCGATTGCCTGAACTTTCTGGAATGCCGCTTTTTGTTTAGTGTCAAAAGTAATACCATACTTTTGTCCCATTTTATCTAAAAGTGCAAGTCTTTCTGATGCATTTTCCACCGGCTGGAAATAGAATTTCCCGTCCGGAGTTGCGTTGATAGTCATTAAACTAGCATCAGGAAGCAATTTTTCCGAAATTGAAGATGGCGGTTTGATCTGCTCCACGTCAGGCTTTTTAAACTGAGTGGTCAAGATAAAGAACGTAAGGAGTAGGAACGCAACGTCACACATTGCAGTCATGTCCGTAATTACTCCATGTCTTTTTGGTTTGACTCTCGCCATTATTATAAAATATTTTTAATTAAACTTCTTTTAATTGCTAATGCAAATATCTTGCTAATTCTTAGTTGAATTCAGCGAAAGATTGTTGGATACTCATAGAGATCTCATCGATCTTGTAAGTTAATCCGTCAATTTTAGAAGTAAAGAAGTTATAAAGGATAATAGCGATTGCTGAAGTACCAATACCTAATGCCGTGTTGATCAAGGCTTCAGAGATACCGGTAGATAGAGCAGCTGCATCCGGAGTACCACCTCCTGAACCTAATGCGAAGAACGCCTTGATCATCCCGATTACAGTTCCAAGTAGTGCTACTAACGTTGCAACAGTACCTAAAGTAGAAAGGATCATCATGTTTTTCTCAAGCATTGGCATCTCAAGAGTAGTAGCTTCTTCGATAGCTTTGTTAAGCGCTACCATTTTCTGCTCTTTATTTAAAGTTGTATCGTGAGCAAGAGCTTTGTAAGTTGTAAGACCTTCTTTTACTACGTTACCTACAGAACCTTGTTGTCTGTCACACTCTTCGATAGCTTCGTCGATTTTGTTTTGGTTTAGTAAGCTTCTTACCTGTACTACGAAATTGTCTAAGTTTCCTTTTCCGGCAGCTTTACCAAGAACGAAATATCTTTCAAAAGAGAAAACGATTACAGTGATCATGAAAGTAATCAAGATTGGTACGATAACCCCTCCTTTGTAGATAATCCCTAAAAACGACTCTGGGTGAATGTCTTTTCCTTCAACACTTGAGAAAGCTACAGACCCACTTCCTAGTTTTTCTGCATCTTTAAAGTTTCCTGGGCTACCAAGAACGAATAAATAAATACATACTCCTATAGCAAATAGAATAGGAATAATAACAGCTGGATTTAAACCTCCTGCCTTTCTAGCAACTACTTGCTCATCATTTTTTGAAACATTCATTTCCATATTTAACTAAATTATATTGTTTTAAAATTTTACAGGGTGTAAATTAAAGGCAAAATTAATTAAAATGCAAGAGTCTTAATTAAACATTTTGCTTTTTTTTGATAAAGAAATTTTAATACGATTTCGAAATAATAATTATTTTAAATTATTTTATTTATTTTTTCCAAATTTAACATTTAGGTTAAAAAATCAAAAAAATTAGACACCCATTTTTTTTAATTTCCCAATGTTAATTTTTTTTTAAATTACGATATTCACAATACGGTGAGGGACTACAATGATTTTTTTAGGGGTTTTTCCTTCCAAAATCTGTTGCATTTTCTCATTTGAAATCACCAAATCTTCTACTTCCTTAGCAGATAATTGAGCAGAAAGCGAAATTTTGAACTTCATTTTACCATTTACACTTACAGGATATTCAATTTCATCCTCGATCAGATAATCTTCGTTTAATGCCGGAAACTTCTCGAATTCGACAGACGTGTCATGTCCTGATAAACTCCACAATTCTTCACAGATATGCGGTGCATATGGAGAAATGATAACGGCAAGAGGTTCTAAAATATTGCGCTTGTTACATTTTAATTTCTGAAGCTCGTTTACAGCAATCATAAATGATGATACTGAAGTATTGAAAGAGAAGTTTTCAATATCATAAACCACCTTCTTTATTAAGGTATGTAAAACTTTATATTCTGCTTTTGTAGGCTCTTCATCAGAAATCTCAAAAGTATCACCGTTGAAATAAAGATTCCAGAATTTCTTAAGGAAACCGTATACTCCGCTAAGCCCCTGTGTATTCCAAGGCTTGGACTGCTCCAATGGCCCTAAGAACATTTCATACAATCTTAAACCGTCTGCTCCGTATTCTTCACAGATATCATCAGGATTTACCACATTGTATTTAGACTTGGACATTTTTTCTACTTCACGGTCTGTAATATATTTGCCGTCTTCCAGAATAAATTCTGCATAAGCATAATCCGGTCTCCATGCTTTGAAGGCTTCAGTATCCAATTCGTCAGAGGTTCCTTTTAATAAGGATACGTCTACGTGAATCTGCTGAGTCTGATATCCGCTTGCCAGATTTTTAGATACATATTGATTGGTACCGTCTATTCTATAGACAAATGCACTCATTCCTAAGATCATCCCCTGGTTGATTAATTTTTGGAATGGCTCATCATGACTGATATATCCTCTGTCTTTTAAGAACATGTTCCAGAAACGGGAGTACAACAGGTGACCGGTTGCGTGCTCGCTACCTCCAATATATAAATCTACCTGTCCCCAATAGTCTGCCAGTTCTTTTTTAACAAAAGTTTCTTCATCATTAGGATCCATATATCTAAGGAAGTACCATGAACTTCCTGCCCATCCCGGCATTGTAGATAATTCTAACGGGAAGATGGTCTTGTCATCAATTAAATCTGTAGCTACTACTTTCTGATTGGCTTCATCCCAGGCAAATTCTTTTGCATTCCCCAGTGGCGGATCGCCGTCTTCAGTCGGTAAATATTTTTCAACTTCAGGAAGTTCCAATGGCAAAGCAGAGGTTGGCAACGTGTAAGGCATCCCTTCCTTATAATAGATAGGAACCGGTTCCCCCCAATAACGCTGTCTTGAGAAAATCGCATCACGCTGTCTGTAGTTTGTAGTTCCGTGACCGATTCCTTTCGTTTCAATCTCAGCAATTATTTTTGACTTTGCATCATTATAATGTAATCCGTTTAAGAAATCAGAATTTACACAAACGGAATCTTTGGAATCAAAAGATTTTTCCTGAACGTCTTCTTCGGTTTCTACAACCTTTTTAATTTCAAGGTTAAATTTCTTTGCAAATCTGTGATCACGCTCATCATGTGCCGGAACAGCCATTACCGCTCCCGTTCCATAGCCCATCAGCACATAGTCTGAAATATAGACCGGCATTTTTTCTCCGCTGAACGGATTGATCGCATAACTTCCGGTGAAAGCTCCGCTCACGTTTTTCACGTCAGCCATTCTGTCTCTTTCCGTTTTTTTGGAAGTTTCTTCAATATAAGCATCTACTTCTGCTTTTTGTGCAGCTGTAGTAATAGTTTCCACTAATGGGTTTTCCGGAGCCAACACCATAAAAGTAGCCCCGAAGATCGTGTCAGGTCTTGTAGTGAACACCTCAACGATTTCGTCATGGCCTTCTACCTGGAACTGAACCTGCGCACCCTGGGATTTTCCGATCCAGTATTCCTGGGAATCTTTCAAAGGCTGCGGCCAGTCTAATGTAGCAAGCCCCTGTAGTAATCTTTCCGAGTAAGCAGAAATCCTCATGCTCCACTGCATCATTTTTTTCTGGAATACAGGGAAGCCTCCTCTTTCAGATTTTCCATCCTTTACTTCGTCATTCGCTAAAACTGTTCCTAATGCCGGACACCAGTTTACAGTAGTTTCTGCTCTGTAAGCAAGACGGTAGTTTAATAAGATATCTTCTTTATCAAGATCAGAAGCATTTTTCCATTCTTCTGCCGTGAAATTCAATTCGTCGTTCTGATTGGCATTTAATCCTTCGGTTCCTTTTTCTTCAAAATGTCTGATCAGGGTTTCAATAGCTTCTGCCTTATCCGTATTTTTATTATACCATGAATGATACAGCTGAATGAAGATCCACTGTGTCCATTTATAATAAGACGCATCTGAAGTTCTCACCTCTCTGCTCCAGTCGAATGAGAATCCGATTTTTCTTAACTGCTCTTCATATCTGTTGATATTCTGTTCTGTGGTAATCGCCGGATGCTGGCCTGTCTGAATGGCATACTGCTCAGCAGGGAGTCCGAAGCTGTCATATCCTACCGGGTGAAGCACATTAAACCCCTGGTGTCTTTTGTATCTCGCATAAATATCTGATGCAATATATCCAAGCGGGTGACCTACGTGAAGCCCTGCCCCGGATGGGTACGGAAACATATCGAGTACATAAAATTTAGGTTTATCCGTGTTATTGGAGGTTTTATATGTTTGATTTTCCTCCCAGTATTTCTGCCACTTTTTTTCTATCTGCTGATGATCGTAAAACACTTTATTGTATATGTTATATGTTAGACTTTAAATATTGAATGATTTTCTTTTTGACAAGATTCACAAAATTAGTGATTTTAAAGGAAATAAAAATTTAATTTATAATGAATTGCATGCTCCGCTCAACAAAAAAATCCCATCC
It encodes the following:
- a CDS encoding PstS family phosphate ABC transporter substrate-binding protein, which translates into the protein MRNSFKITALFAVIMMMAGCKKEEKSPSYHKGDLTILTDESFQSVTEALAEGYMINYPDTRIKVETKKEDLGFLDLLKGNAKVVVMSRNLNPEEIKTFEERTDLKFLPAKFAADAVVFVVPKDSPKESITMDEISSGLLSDKKEFIFDGNNSSNLNFVAEKLKKQPKDLKYSIIPGNKEIIEEMGKYPDKIGVVGLNTFSRPYDKTSEKLREMVKVLPVVDKGVSYTADHAGLSTMKYPFTRVLYFLVNEGNFNIANGFIRFSCTHLGQKIVQKEGLQPYNLYKREVQMR
- a CDS encoding DUF308 domain-containing protein encodes the protein MMFNWLSLITGLFYIVLGIVVIVYKFFFTILEPGVAYALGVLLMIYGVFRIYRAVSKIKKSRDEE
- a CDS encoding energy transducer TonB, giving the protein MADENVYGQNLTLDEIVFENRNKEYGAYDLRHQYPRLLTKSFIIGTALFLLAALSPFIYLTIKNLTAPPKQEVKADLVEIIEDEPIIDQPKEEEPPPPPPPPKEEEKIEVIQNVVPEPVKAPKIETPPPPISKQLETQTGLQNQEGVKAPAYTPPPPPPSTGTKASTVEVKANNPNEIYKDVDQSAEYPGGMGALRKFLGDNFDTSLMEGGEGTLKAKLKFVVEKDGTVSNVTIEEKSPNGDFNSEAMRVVKKLKKWTPAKRNGESVRSYYSVPFTMNFE
- a CDS encoding ExbD/TolR family protein codes for the protein MAEVQVQEKGGKGGKVRSKKQSTRVDMTPMVDLGFLLITFFMFTTTFSKPNVMDLGLPAKPKDEKQKPPPTEIKLSNSISILLGKNNRVFWHQQDATSLNDQTLMETTLDREGIRKVIQQAKSRAADQTKFTVIIKPTDDAVYKNFVDILDEMAITKSEQYGVTDVKPWEKAVYDKKVGGAAAPAATK
- a CDS encoding ExbD/TolR family protein, which codes for MARVKPKRHGVITDMTAMCDVAFLLLTFFILTTQFKKPDVEQIKPPSSISEKLLPDASLMTINATPDGKFYFQPVENASERLALLDKMGQKYGITFDTKQKAAFQKVQAIGVPMNKLKGYLDMSEDEQKNYKSPTGVPMDSTNKQLIDWVKESLSVNPEYKLAIKGDVTTEYPKVKSLFEGLRDIDFLKFWLITSQEGKPNE
- a CDS encoding MotA/TolQ/ExbB proton channel family protein, coding for MEMNVSKNDEQVVARKAGGLNPAVIIPILFAIGVCIYLFVLGSPGNFKDAEKLGSGSVAFSSVEGKDIHPESFLGIIYKGGVIVPILITFMITVIVFSFERYFVLGKAAGKGNLDNFVVQVRSLLNQNKIDEAIEECDRQQGSVGNVVKEGLTTYKALAHDTTLNKEQKMVALNKAIEEATTLEMPMLEKNMMILSTLGTVATLVALLGTVIGMIKAFFALGSGGGTPDAAALSTGISEALINTALGIGTSAIAIILYNFFTSKIDGLTYKIDEISMSIQQSFAEFN
- the leuS gene encoding leucine--tRNA ligase, producing the protein MFYDHQQIEKKWQKYWEENQTYKTSNNTDKPKFYVLDMFPYPSGAGLHVGHPLGYIASDIYARYKRHQGFNVLHPVGYDSFGLPAEQYAIQTGQHPAITTEQNINRYEEQLRKIGFSFDWSREVRTSDASYYKWTQWIFIQLYHSWYNKNTDKAEAIETLIRHFEEKGTEGLNANQNDELNFTAEEWKNASDLDKEDILLNYRLAYRAETTVNWCPALGTVLANDEVKDGKSERGGFPVFQKKMMQWSMRISAYSERLLQGLATLDWPQPLKDSQEYWIGKSQGAQVQFQVEGHDEIVEVFTTRPDTIFGATFMVLAPENPLVETITTAAQKAEVDAYIEETSKKTERDRMADVKNVSGAFTGSYAINPFSGEKMPVYISDYVLMGYGTGAVMAVPAHDERDHRFAKKFNLEIKKVVETEEDVQEKSFDSKDSVCVNSDFLNGLHYNDAKSKIIAEIETKGIGHGTTNYRQRDAIFSRQRYWGEPVPIYYKEGMPYTLPTSALPLELPEVEKYLPTEDGDPPLGNAKEFAWDEANQKVVATDLIDDKTIFPLELSTMPGWAGSSWYFLRYMDPNDEETFVKKELADYWGQVDLYIGGSEHATGHLLYSRFWNMFLKDRGYISHDEPFQKLINQGMILGMSAFVYRIDGTNQYVSKNLASGYQTQQIHVDVSLLKGTSDELDTEAFKAWRPDYAYAEFILEDGKYITDREVEKMSKSKYNVVNPDDICEEYGADGLRLYEMFLGPLEQSKPWNTQGLSGVYGFLKKFWNLYFNGDTFEISDEEPTKAEYKVLHTLIKKVVYDIENFSFNTSVSSFMIAVNELQKLKCNKRNILEPLAVIISPYAPHICEELWSLSGHDTSVEFEKFPALNEDYLIEDEIEYPVSVNGKMKFKISLSAQLSAKEVEDLVISNEKMQQILEGKTPKKIIVVPHRIVNIVI